AGTTGAAGCCCATGTCGGTGTAAAAGTGATCAGGGATCTGACTTGGGGATTGGCCAAACCCGGAGTCAGGAATGCCGTAGATAAATCCAGAAGCCAAGTGCTTCGGCGATCCACGGCCCTTGGAGAGGTCGACTGTAGCCGTGTTGGATGATGTTTGGCGGCGCTCAAGGGCGGATGAAAGGCCCAGCTGAGGTAGCGCtgccaaggccaacaagCCGCTGATAGTCAGACGCCGCATAGTTACAAGGAGGTGTCGACCTTGAAGAGGATGTAAGATACTGAGATTGGAATGAGTAGTGAATACTCTGTTGTAATGTAGAAGGTTGAACGAGAAGCCATAGAGATGTGTTATGGAATTGAAAGCATACTTATACTTTGACAAATTAGTGGCGTCACGGAACTCGGCAGCTTAGCTGGTTCCCGCATCGTCTACCCCATGGGGGCGGATGAGGCGTCCGGCATTGCTTCAGAGGCGTGAAGGCCAAGAGTACTTCCATGGCTCTGTAGCGATGCTCAGTAAGGCCCCTCTAGTCTGCCTACTCTAAAAGGCCCGGCCCAAGTCAATATGTCTTTCCGGTGGGAGGCTTCAGTCTACTGGAGGATTTATGTTTAGTGGGGAAAGTCCGGTGGGAGGAGCCGGGAGAACACCAGGGTCTGCACTCGCATCATTAAACAATCCAAGGGTAATAATATAGCGGGGTAATTCAAGAGAAGTTTTCATGCGTTCCAATCGTTTCGCAAACTTTGTCTGAAGGTGGGATGACCCAGATTGGTGCCCGTTTTGTTGATCTTTTATGGCAGAATAAGAACAGACCGAAATGGCAAAGGCATATGTGACTCCATTTGGCTTGGTATCTTTGCCCAATGCTTCGCTAATGTGCTTTGCCTAAGTCGCGGACCCGGGCCTGAGCActgagggcaagaaggaATGCAAGTTAAAGTGTCTCGGCAATACAGCAGCTTGTCGaagatataaagctaataacgACTGACGGCAGTGTATAtgaatattaataagttacaGATTCACTGTGCTCGACTAGTTCATATAGGCGTCtcagaaatataaatttaaagatttatttaatacAAAAACATATCGGGCCAACCCGCACTATAACGACAGCACAGTCAGCCGTCTGTTTTGTCACTAGTGTCAAAGCCGATGAGGCATTTCTCTAAGCTGCAAAGTATCAGGCTTCTCGCAATTTGTAGATTTCTATTAGTGACGCAGCCTCCTCTTCAGTACAGATGCATATGCATGAGGTAATGCCAAGGCACGTGAAATACCAGCTTTTACTAGCTCTGAGCTCTGCACAAGTGCCTTGTTTTAAGTTGGCCAAGTCCAGTCACTCGTATGTTTTTGACTCGTTATCAGATCCTTTTTAATCCTTATCCCTGAGAAGAATTTGCAGACCTCGCGAATTGGCCAGTCAGGAGAGCAGAAATGGGCAGATAAGTCTCAGCCTGTCGATCCCAAATGATCCTTCGCATATCTGGATCCACAGCCCCATCTCAGCTTATTGAGGATGCAATAAATGATGTCATGAAATTGCCAGGCAGATGCATATAGCTCTTCTACTTGAGGAATAAAATCAGGGCGTCTTCCGCGAATCTGTCAACTCTCTACGGCTTCAACAAACAGAACACGAGCCAGTACTCCTCATCTAAGTTTAACAGGCCACCGACGGTCCACTCAATATGAAGGTACATTACAAGAAGCTTCCATGCTCAGCACTAACATTACAGTTCTCTCTTATCCTTTGTGCTATTATTCCTTTAGTCTACGGATGCAATGGCCCTCGGGAAGTTGGGTCGAACCCTAACTGTCTAGGCGGAACATACACGGACTGTGCGGCTGAGAAACAATCTCTATGCACTCTCGAGTGCTTCAACCAGCCACCTGGACAATGCACTACTGGTTGCACAACGCGGGCTCAACAAGAGTGTCAGAGAGATTGCATGGCGATCAACAACTGTGATGACTGTATTGAGCACCTCTTGATCATGGGCGGAGCAGAGTCAGCTGCACTGGAAGCTTGCTCGCAGCCAGGTATGCACCTGATTGAAAGTCCCATGATGAACCCACACCAAGCTAATGAAACCATAGGGGACTCTTACTACTGCAACTGCGATTGATCTATTGCAGACTTTGAGCGCTGTACGCAATGGATCAAATGTACAGAGATTCTGAAGCGCCTTCAAAGAATATCATAGCAGCATCTGTTGTACACTCATGTCACAAGATAGAGCAATGCACAGCAGAAAGTTCAACGGAGCAAGAGCAAGACGACGTGGACAAAGCCACTCACAAGTTCATTTCCCAACTAAACTAGTATAAGTCGTTATTGATCTATTTGCCGTCCTTCAAGTAGCCGAAAGATAGGGTGGGACGGATGAAACCAGCCTCCTCGGGGAAAACACCGTAGTCCCAGACGGTGTAGAAGTTCCTCAGGAAACGAGAGCCAATCAAGGCAAATCCCTCAGCGCCAGAATCCATTGGCGGCCAGCAAGCATCGTCTCTGTTGGCAAAGCCAGGAAGAGCCAGTTGATCGCCAGTGATGTTGAGGAACTTGCTGTCTCCGTAGTAGCCAACCTCGAAGGCAATAGACCAGTCCTTGGTGAACTCGCTACACAGGGGAATGTGCTCGCCCTTGAGAATCGCCGTCCAATTCATGCCGATGGATTCGTAAatctcctcgatcttggaCTCGGGAACAGTGATACCAGAAGCTCCAGTATCAAATACAACAGAAATATCAAGGTcaaccttggtcttgttcGCAGAGCAGTTCTTTCCCTTTCTTGAGGCTGTAGTGCTGTGGAGAACGGATCGCCAGACATCGTAGTCGTTGAGGTTGGTGTTAATAGGAATCTCGATCAAGTCGCCATCGATGTACTCTTTCTCCTTGGACCCTCCCAGGGTGAGGACACCCTTTCCTGCCTTGCCGTGGGTATCATCGCCGTCTTCTCTCGAATAGTAAAGACCGAATCGGGGTtcgtccatcttcttctccgccaTAAGAGTCTCGAAAACGGGTGTAGCGCCGCCATCAGTGATGCTGCCAAAGGCCATTCCCATGAAGCCTGCAGCGGCCAGCGCAGACCAGTTGCTCTCGTTGGCTGCAATAAACTTGGATTGCCAAGTTAAGCCATCTGCCTCAAAGCGCTCCTCCACGGTCGGACCAACGACCTTTCCTCCGAGATAGTCAATGGAAGCGGACTCTCCTGTGTATTTGCCAGTAGAAGATGCGGTGAAGTTATATCCGACTCGGCCCTTTCTGGAATGAAGACACTCTGTGGCGCACTCGCTGTCGATCATCCAAGTTGAGGCACTTCCAGTgtcaaagagaaggaggaagtCCTGCTCAGGCTTGCCGACGCCGACCTTGACCATTTTCTATCAAAGTCAGTTTTCGTCTGTGCAACATAATTTGATCAACATACATAGCCATCCTCAACGTATATGGGCATGTCCAAGACGGCAGCTGAGGCGGCGCCAGAAGGGTCGAGGTGGCCAAAACGGCCGAAGCAAAACGAGCGATAGAACCCATCGTTGTATGAGGTCGATGATTAGGTCGACGTAATGCGAAAGGGGCGGGATGGTCGTTCATAAATTGTAGGTTGTTGCGATATCTTATAGGCAGAATGCCCCATGTGACGTACTGTGCACAGAACGAGACTAACTGGCTAGTGACCCCATAAACACGAACTAATCTCGGTTGTTGTGGCTATTATTAGGATGAGCAAAGCTAAAGTACGGTATTGACTTAATATCCCTTGCATAGTTTGAAGTTATGCGCTTCACGATCCGTTCATACATAGATCCAGGCCCATCATAGCCGAAAGCCTCGAATTATCTCTCACCGCATCGCTTCATCACTCACAGCAAAGTCCCAGACCAGCAGTCTGTTATATACTCGATTCGAGCACAGGCCATGGGCGAACGAAAGCCCGGCGCATGAAGTCAGACATCGTATATTAAAGGAACTAAGCCAATGAATGATCTAAGAAACACTAAACAGATAAATTGTCCATCTGTTACAATAGTCTTACtgatatttaattaatagagagAGGATCGGATATTCAGTGCATGATGTTTTTGAGACATGCTAATGAACTTAGCGTTTGGGCAGTCTTGGCTTAATACGAGAAATCAGGGTTTTTTAGTGGGCAGGCTGGCAGGATCCCGGTGTAGCCGGAGATGCCGAGGCTTGGATCCCGTATCGGGGGTCACCGCTTCAGGGTAGCAAAATCTGTATTTAAATCTTGGAAATATACTGGTAGTCTCAGTATGCTTTCTATATTATcaaaaatatataagaggcTCTTGTATTATGAGCTACGTAACTATAGTTTCTGAGAAAAAAGACAAACAGACTTGTTTGCATATAAATATCATGCTGCAGTAATAATTGGCGAAACAAATTTGGTTTACGTTATGTGACAGACGCAATTCAATACGCGAGCACAATTTTCCATCTGACGAGACATTTTTTCTCGCAGACCGCGCGACAGCGATGTAGATATCTCCTTGGGCTTTTACTGATACAACCTGAGCGAGAACCTATCCGAGAAGCAACTGATGTTCGATCTAGTGTTTAAACTTTCCGTGATTCAAGACATACGTCATAATTGCGTATCTGCCCGTCTAAACATTTGACCTAGCTTTAAGACATTACGCGTATTATGTGCTAGAATCGTGCATTGCAGCGCGATGTGCAAAGGCAGCCTGAAAAAAACGCGAATCTGAAAACCGGCTTGAATGCCGAAGTTAAAATTTAAGGAAGACGCATAAACATGGTATGATTGGTGGGATTCAAGCATC
The window above is part of the Fusarium musae strain F31 chromosome 6, whole genome shotgun sequence genome. Proteins encoded here:
- a CDS encoding hypothetical protein (EggNog:ENOG41~MEROPS:MER0081262) codes for the protein MVKVGVGKPEQDFLLLFDTGSASTWMIDSECATECLHSRKGRVGYNFTASSTGKYTGESASIDYLGGKVVGPTVEERFEADGLTWQSKFIAANESNWSALAAAGFMGMAFGSITDGGATPVFETLMAEKKMDEPRFGLYYSREDGDDTHGKAGKGVLTLGGSKEKEYIDGDLIEIPINTNLNDYDVWRSVLHSTTASRKGKNCSANKTKVDLDISVVFDTGASGITVPESKIEEIYESIGMNWTAILKGEHIPLCSEFTKDWSIAFEVGYYGDSKFLNITGDQLALPGFANRDDACWPPMDSGAEGFALIGSRFLRNFYTVWDYGVFPEEAGFIRPTLSFGYLKDGK